A window of Leptotrichia wadei contains these coding sequences:
- the glyS gene encoding glycine--tRNA ligase subunit beta, translating to MNFLFEIGLEELPARYVDQAEKDLKKIIENELKSERIKFSEIESFSTPRRVTAIIKDLAEKQDDLDKKSVGPSVEIAYKDGQLTKAGEGFVKSQGATIDDIKIIENEKGKYISIEKFIAGKNTKEILPEILKNAIKKIEFEKSMKWADRTFRFVRPIKWFVTLLDNGEILPFEFEGIKGGNKTRGMRYFASQDIEINNPLDYEKILLENFVIVDGEKRREEILKSIKENGEKDGDTAIINKYLLDEVVNVVEYPYAIKGEFNKDYLQLPEDIITITLETHQRYFPVKDKDGKLSNKFIVIRNAPEYSETVKKGNEKVVEPRLADAKFFFDEDLKNKFADNVEKLKEVTFQKDMGTIFEKVKRSEKIAEYLISELNLNDKKENIIRTVDLAKADLVSNVIGEKEFTKLQGFMGSVYAQKQGEDKNIALGIFEHYLPRYQGDKLPTTMEGAITGIADKMDTIIGCFAVGLKPTSSKDPYALRRATQGIIQVVLNSKLSFDYKKLIEKSYEIFSADKKVLEKNVIKDVTEFFKQRMINVLSEKYKKVLINYEINLESNIVKLDKKLAELLKLSQTENFEILINLLKRVKNIVKDEKSENLNVDNTLFGSDEEKALYNFVNQLKSIESKDFLNYIEMLLNNANTINQFFDNVIINVDDEKLKNNRVALLKKLEYSIDKMINI from the coding sequence ATGAATTTTCTTTTTGAAATAGGATTGGAAGAATTGCCTGCACGATATGTGGATCAGGCGGAAAAAGATCTGAAAAAAATAATAGAAAATGAATTGAAATCTGAAAGAATCAAGTTTTCAGAAATTGAATCGTTTAGTACACCTAGAAGAGTTACTGCGATTATAAAGGATTTGGCTGAAAAACAGGATGATTTGGATAAAAAAAGCGTAGGACCTTCGGTTGAGATTGCGTATAAGGATGGGCAGCTTACGAAAGCTGGAGAAGGGTTTGTGAAGTCGCAAGGTGCTACGATTGATGATATAAAAATTATTGAAAATGAAAAAGGAAAATATATTTCGATTGAAAAATTTATTGCAGGAAAAAATACTAAGGAGATTTTACCTGAAATATTGAAAAATGCGATAAAGAAAATAGAGTTTGAAAAGTCAATGAAATGGGCGGACAGAACATTCAGATTTGTAAGACCGATTAAATGGTTTGTAACTTTGCTTGATAATGGAGAAATTTTACCTTTTGAGTTTGAAGGTATAAAAGGTGGAAATAAGACTCGTGGAATGAGATATTTTGCTTCTCAGGACATTGAAATTAATAATCCGCTTGATTATGAAAAAATATTACTTGAAAATTTTGTTATTGTAGATGGTGAAAAAAGACGAGAAGAAATTTTGAAAAGCATAAAAGAAAATGGGGAAAAAGATGGAGATACTGCGATAATCAATAAATATTTATTGGATGAAGTAGTTAATGTAGTAGAATATCCTTATGCAATAAAGGGTGAATTTAACAAGGATTATTTGCAGCTTCCTGAAGATATTATAACAATTACATTGGAAACTCATCAAAGATATTTTCCAGTAAAAGATAAAGACGGAAAATTATCAAATAAATTTATTGTTATAAGAAATGCACCTGAATATTCGGAAACTGTAAAAAAAGGGAATGAAAAAGTTGTAGAGCCAAGACTTGCTGATGCAAAATTCTTTTTTGACGAGGATTTAAAAAATAAATTTGCAGATAATGTGGAAAAATTGAAAGAAGTTACTTTCCAGAAGGATATGGGAACGATTTTTGAAAAGGTTAAAAGAAGTGAAAAAATTGCTGAATATTTGATTTCAGAATTGAACTTGAATGACAAGAAGGAAAATATTATAAGAACAGTTGATTTGGCAAAAGCGGATCTTGTTTCAAATGTAATTGGAGAAAAAGAATTTACGAAATTACAAGGATTTATGGGTTCTGTTTATGCCCAAAAACAAGGTGAAGATAAAAATATAGCTCTTGGAATTTTTGAGCATTACTTGCCACGTTATCAAGGGGATAAATTACCTACAACTATGGAAGGTGCAATTACTGGAATCGCTGACAAGATGGATACAATTATTGGATGTTTCGCAGTTGGATTAAAACCAACAAGTTCTAAGGATCCTTATGCATTAAGACGTGCGACACAAGGAATTATCCAAGTTGTATTAAATTCAAAATTATCCTTTGACTACAAAAAATTGATTGAAAAGTCTTATGAAATTTTCTCAGCAGATAAGAAAGTTTTAGAAAAGAATGTTATAAAAGATGTAACAGAATTCTTTAAACAAAGAATGATTAATGTACTTTCTGAAAAATATAAAAAAGTTCTTATAAATTATGAAATAAATCTTGAAAGTAACATTGTGAAATTAGATAAAAAATTGGCTGAACTTTTAAAATTATCACAAACTGAAAATTTTGAAATTTTGATAAATCTTTTAAAACGTGTAAAAAATATTGTTAAAGATGAAAAAAGTGAAAATCTAAATGTTGACAATACATTATTTGGATCGGATGAAGAAAAAGCATTGTATAATTTTGTAAATCAATTGAAAAGTATTGAAAGTAAGGATTTTTTAAATTATATTGAAATGTTATTAAATAATGCCAACACAATTAACCAATTTTTTGATAATGTAATTATTAATGTTGATGATGAGAAGTTAAAAAATAATCGTGTTGCATTATTGAAAAAATTAGAATATTCTATTGATAAGATGATAAATATATAA
- a CDS encoding OmpA family protein: MKKLVILGTALLALNAVASEVQVKGGYDFYRKFKAGSSEFSEDYNLKHGPTLGLEYIVDNQGEFEWGLGAEYKLSSHSGKLIRKDDKAKLMRSVPVYALGKFNLITTNNGNDALYVLGRAGYNFAHEAKNVNGKVKGGLYTAAGIGTEFGPVSLEAIYERSGAKIKTTDALGNTERTRNNIDSVGVRLGYRFGQLKNDRSPKIITQTVTVPVPTPVPAPAPEPAPIVKPNTAVLPFSCSTEEKKCVIRGFKVDGRVPNEGEAADLRTIAGVINQFADGGSIDFIGHTDSTGSAAYNQKLSVARAQNVARLLRDYGLKNSISYGTITGQGESNPADTNDTVQGRYNNRRVELFFQNVDFSNVKFINQ, encoded by the coding sequence ATGAAAAAATTAGTTATTTTAGGAACAGCTTTATTGGCTTTAAATGCTGTAGCATCTGAAGTACAAGTTAAAGGTGGATATGATTTCTACAGAAAATTTAAAGCAGGATCAAGTGAATTTAGTGAAGATTATAATCTTAAACATGGACCAACACTTGGATTAGAATATATTGTTGATAACCAAGGTGAATTTGAATGGGGATTAGGAGCAGAATATAAATTATCATCTCACTCTGGGAAATTAATCAGAAAAGATGATAAAGCTAAATTAATGAGAAGTGTTCCAGTTTATGCATTAGGAAAATTTAACTTAATTACAACTAACAATGGAAATGATGCATTATACGTATTAGGAAGAGCAGGATATAATTTTGCTCATGAAGCTAAAAATGTAAATGGTAAAGTTAAAGGTGGATTATATACTGCAGCAGGAATTGGTACTGAATTTGGACCAGTTTCATTGGAAGCTATTTATGAAAGATCAGGTGCTAAAATTAAAACAACTGATGCTTTAGGTAATACTGAAAGAACAAGAAATAATATTGATTCGGTAGGAGTTAGATTAGGATATAGATTTGGACAATTGAAAAATGACAGATCACCTAAAATTATAACTCAAACAGTTACAGTACCTGTACCAACTCCAGTGCCTGCACCAGCTCCAGAACCAGCACCAATTGTTAAACCAAATACAGCAGTATTACCATTTAGTTGTTCAACTGAAGAAAAGAAATGTGTAATCAGAGGATTTAAAGTAGATGGTAGAGTACCTAACGAAGGTGAAGCTGCTGACTTGAGAACTATTGCAGGTGTAATTAACCAATTTGCTGATGGTGGATCAATTGATTTCATTGGACATACAGATTCAACTGGATCAGCTGCTTATAACCAAAAATTATCAGTAGCAAGAGCACAAAATGTAGCTAGATTGTTAAGAGATTATGGATTGAAAAATTCTATTTCTTACGGAACAATTACTGGTCAAGGAGAAAGCAACCCAGCTGATACTAATGATACAGTTCAAGGAAGATACAATAACAGAAGAGTTGAATTATTCTTCCAAAACGTTGACTTTAGTAACGTAAAATTCATTAATCAATAA
- a CDS encoding CGGC domain-containing protein, giving the protein MDLSKIKLVVIIQCEIAKRRCSGYHCSQSFYERSGGFLKYPMEQDMRVLMFQCGGCNGKGVNSLLSNVNKCLKKEGKITPEEVAIHFASCITLDNHHSSRCMFLNYMKQQVSKTPFRDSIILEDTWHSKTATRRRAEGIYKTNKN; this is encoded by the coding sequence ATGGATTTATCAAAAATTAAACTGGTTGTAATAATTCAATGTGAAATTGCAAAAAGACGTTGCAGCGGATATCATTGTAGCCAGTCGTTTTACGAGAGAAGTGGTGGATTTTTAAAATATCCAATGGAGCAGGATATGAGAGTCTTGATGTTCCAATGTGGAGGATGTAATGGGAAAGGAGTTAATTCACTTTTGTCAAATGTGAATAAATGTTTGAAAAAAGAAGGGAAGATTACGCCTGAAGAAGTGGCTATACACTTTGCTTCTTGTATTACGCTTGACAATCATCATTCTTCCAGATGTATGTTTTTAAATTATATGAAACAGCAAGTTTCTAAAACTCCATTTAGGGATTCAATTATTTTGGAAGACACCTGGCATTCTAAAACTGCTACTAGAAGACGTGCAGAAGGGATTTACAAAACAAATAAAAACTAG
- a CDS encoding HPr family phosphocarrier protein — MKEIIVEIKNEQGIHARPSGQIVNIAKKYNATLEIEKVLENERAENNKGKNEKVDGKNVFGVMMLGAEKGEKLKLRAISENGENPEEEAKLLEELRQLIEINKFFE; from the coding sequence ATGAAGGAAATTATTGTAGAGATAAAAAATGAACAGGGAATTCATGCACGACCATCAGGACAGATTGTCAATATTGCAAAAAAGTATAATGCTACTTTGGAAATAGAAAAGGTTTTGGAAAATGAGCGAGCAGAGAATAACAAAGGAAAAAATGAAAAAGTAGATGGTAAAAATGTATTTGGAGTTATGATGCTTGGAGCTGAAAAAGGAGAGAAATTAAAACTTAGGGCAATTTCAGAAAATGGGGAAAATCCAGAAGAAGAGGCTAAATTGCTGGAGGAGTTAAGACAATTAATAGAAATTAATAAATTTTTTGAATAA
- a CDS encoding S1 RNA-binding domain-containing protein, translating into MNEKEFETLLEDYLPEEKKSGDVVEGIITRKEMDYGFLDLNAKKEGRIYASEVKDFEIGDKIEVKVLREDDDNIIVSKFMLDKAKELASFNVDDIVTGEIVKKIKGGYTVKIGKNDAFLPFSLARFEKDKDYTGQKFKFIIKEKNKSNITISRIDLIKIEEEKYFESVNVGDVVTGKVKEIFDFGIILDLGAASGFIHISEISWDQVDNLHERYKIGDEVTAKIIEKDVEKNRLKLSIKQLSEDPWVAFEKSHNVGDVVEAVVKGMLDFGIVVTVDGNSGFVHVSELAWHNGSKELKNYKVGDKFPAKIIQIENEKKNVKLSVKQLSENPWNTVKEKYHIGDIIEKPITEVFDFGLLISLEKDIDGLLHVSDLSYKRESNLTSKYKAGDLIKFKIVDFNDEKNRVTLSAKALLDDKWDVLEETYDFDKSYKGKVMNVQDYGIFVELEKGIEVFIHKNEFSWDKREHKEYKVGDEVAFKVIVIDKIEKKLSGSIKQLEKSPWKEVTEKYKKGNIINTEIVEIQENFVLVKLTDRFNGIIPKRELTEEFLKDISEKFSVGDKVEAVITDINEKRKSIALSIKKVQEMEEKKEMDELMKVYGV; encoded by the coding sequence ATGAACGAAAAAGAATTTGAGACATTATTAGAGGATTATTTACCTGAAGAAAAAAAATCTGGAGATGTAGTCGAAGGAATTATTACAAGAAAAGAAATGGATTATGGATTTCTTGATTTAAATGCAAAAAAAGAAGGAAGAATTTATGCTAGTGAAGTTAAAGACTTTGAAATTGGAGATAAAATTGAAGTGAAGGTTTTAAGGGAAGATGATGATAATATTATTGTTTCAAAATTTATGCTAGATAAGGCTAAAGAATTGGCATCATTTAATGTTGATGATATTGTAACAGGAGAAATTGTAAAAAAAATTAAAGGTGGATATACTGTAAAAATTGGAAAAAATGATGCATTTTTACCATTTTCTCTTGCTAGATTTGAAAAGGATAAGGACTATACTGGACAAAAATTCAAATTTATTATAAAGGAAAAAAATAAAAGTAATATAACTATTTCAAGAATTGATTTAATAAAAATTGAAGAGGAAAAATATTTTGAGAGTGTTAATGTTGGAGATGTAGTTACAGGAAAAGTTAAAGAAATATTTGATTTTGGAATTATTTTAGATTTAGGAGCTGCAAGTGGATTTATTCATATTTCTGAAATTTCTTGGGATCAAGTGGATAATTTACATGAAAGATATAAAATCGGAGATGAAGTAACTGCTAAAATTATTGAAAAGGATGTTGAAAAAAATAGATTAAAATTAAGTATAAAACAATTATCAGAAGATCCTTGGGTTGCATTTGAAAAAAGCCATAATGTTGGAGATGTGGTCGAGGCTGTTGTTAAAGGTATGCTTGATTTTGGGATAGTTGTAACTGTTGATGGAAATTCTGGGTTTGTACATGTTTCAGAGCTTGCTTGGCACAATGGATCTAAAGAATTGAAAAATTATAAAGTGGGAGATAAATTTCCTGCAAAAATTATTCAAATTGAAAATGAAAAGAAAAATGTTAAATTAAGTGTAAAACAACTTTCAGAAAATCCTTGGAATACAGTAAAGGAAAAATATCATATAGGAGATATTATTGAAAAACCAATAACAGAAGTATTTGATTTTGGATTATTAATCTCGCTTGAAAAGGATATTGACGGACTTTTACATGTTTCTGACTTGTCATATAAGAGAGAATCTAACCTAACTTCAAAATATAAAGCTGGAGATTTGATTAAATTTAAAATAGTTGACTTTAATGATGAAAAAAATAGAGTTACTTTGAGTGCAAAAGCACTGCTTGATGATAAATGGGATGTTCTTGAAGAAACTTATGACTTTGATAAATCATATAAGGGAAAAGTTATGAATGTTCAGGATTATGGAATTTTTGTTGAACTTGAAAAGGGAATAGAAGTATTTATTCACAAAAATGAATTTTCTTGGGATAAAAGAGAACATAAGGAATACAAAGTTGGCGATGAAGTTGCATTTAAAGTAATCGTAATTGACAAAATTGAAAAAAAATTATCTGGAAGTATTAAGCAATTGGAAAAATCGCCTTGGAAGGAAGTTACTGAAAAATATAAAAAGGGAAATATTATAAACACTGAAATTGTAGAAATTCAGGAAAATTTTGTGCTTGTTAAATTGACAGACAGATTTAATGGAATTATACCAAAAAGAGAATTGACAGAGGAATTTTTGAAGGATATTTCTGAAAAATTCTCAGTTGGAGATAAAGTTGAAGCTGTTATTACAGATATTAATGAAAAGAGAAAATCTATCGCATTGTCTATAAAAAAAGTTCAAGAAATGGAAGAAAAGAAAGAAATGGATGAACTTATGAAAGTTTATGGAGTTTAA
- a CDS encoding aminotransferase class IV: MAGKTEFMKYAYFNKEIVEFEKATVSIATHSLQYGTTCFGGVRGYYRNGKVAIFRLEDHYKRLMTASKMLGFEFFMGWDEFKNIVTELVKKNDIKEDFYMRPFIFCKEPRLSPKKAGLDFDLAIYMLPLADYVSTKGGLKLMSSTYRKYNDSSIPTKAKAGGSYINSFLATSDAQRNGYDDALMFDDTGNVVEVSVANIVLIYRDQVIIPDTGNAALEGITVRSALELLEYNGYKVNRGKIDRSMVFTADELLVTGTAMKITYAESLDQRPIGQLDFHAEPKPGKFYELLKGEYEKVINGDHELSKEWLFVVE; this comes from the coding sequence ATGGCAGGTAAAACTGAATTTATGAAATACGCATATTTCAATAAAGAAATAGTGGAATTTGAAAAGGCGACAGTAAGTATTGCGACTCACAGTTTACAATATGGAACAACTTGTTTCGGTGGAGTTAGAGGATACTACAGAAATGGGAAAGTTGCAATTTTTAGATTGGAAGACCATTATAAAAGACTTATGACAGCTTCAAAAATGTTAGGTTTTGAATTTTTCATGGGATGGGATGAATTTAAAAATATCGTAACTGAATTAGTTAAAAAGAACGATATTAAAGAAGATTTTTACATGAGACCATTCATTTTCTGTAAAGAACCAAGATTATCACCAAAAAAAGCAGGACTTGATTTTGATTTAGCAATTTATATGTTACCTCTTGCAGATTATGTAAGCACAAAAGGCGGATTAAAATTAATGAGTTCAACTTATAGAAAATACAATGATTCGTCTATTCCAACTAAAGCAAAAGCAGGTGGTTCTTACATTAATTCATTCCTAGCAACAAGTGATGCACAAAGAAATGGTTATGATGATGCGTTAATGTTTGATGACACAGGAAATGTAGTAGAAGTTTCTGTTGCAAATATTGTATTAATTTACAGAGACCAAGTAATTATCCCTGATACAGGAAATGCAGCTCTTGAAGGAATCACAGTAAGATCAGCATTAGAATTATTGGAATACAATGGATATAAAGTTAATCGTGGAAAAATTGACCGTTCAATGGTATTCACAGCAGATGAGTTGTTGGTAACAGGAACAGCAATGAAAATCACTTATGCTGAATCATTAGACCAAAGACCAATCGGACAATTGGATTTCCATGCTGAACCAAAACCTGGTAAATTCTATGAATTGTTAAAAGGGGAATATGAAAAAGTTATTAATGGAGATCACGAATTATCTAAAGAATGGTTATTTGTTGTAGAATAA
- the licT gene encoding BglG family transcription antiterminator LicT translates to MKIKKILNNNAIISENDQKEEIIITGKGVAFGKKAGDLIDNDKIEKTFILKHNETSEKFKLLLEDIPVNYVSISYDIIEYAKNILNVQFNDFIYVTLTDHLNFAIQRHKENISYVNALQWEIKKFYPKEYGVGLKALEFIDDELGIKFSEDEAANIALHLVNAKINNKNEIRETMQLVKMTQDILNIIKYTFGIELDESSLSYERFMTHLKFFFQRIMKNTQINDDNDFIYQEVRKKYIKAYQCAEKIENYFFKIYKRKLSEEEKTYLAIHIQRITQK, encoded by the coding sequence ATGAAGATAAAAAAAATTTTGAATAATAATGCTATCATTTCAGAAAATGACCAGAAGGAAGAAATTATCATAACAGGCAAAGGTGTAGCATTTGGGAAAAAGGCTGGAGATTTGATAGATAATGATAAAATTGAAAAGACATTTATTTTAAAGCATAATGAAACATCAGAAAAATTTAAGCTCCTTTTAGAAGACATACCTGTGAATTATGTTTCAATTTCCTATGACATTATTGAATATGCAAAAAATATACTGAATGTTCAATTTAATGATTTTATTTATGTAACATTGACAGATCATTTGAATTTTGCAATTCAAAGGCACAAGGAAAATATAAGTTATGTGAATGCTCTTCAGTGGGAAATAAAAAAATTTTATCCAAAAGAATATGGAGTTGGATTAAAAGCTCTGGAATTTATAGATGATGAGCTAGGAATAAAGTTTTCTGAAGATGAGGCGGCAAATATTGCTCTGCATCTTGTTAATGCCAAGATTAACAATAAAAATGAAATTAGGGAAACGATGCAGCTTGTAAAAATGACACAGGATATTCTGAACATTATAAAATATACATTTGGAATTGAACTGGATGAAAGCAGCCTTAGTTATGAAAGATTTATGACACATTTGAAATTTTTCTTTCAAAGAATTATGAAAAATACCCAGATAAATGATGATAATGACTTTATTTATCAGGAAGTAAGGAAAAAATACATCAAAGCTTATCAATGTGCTGAAAAAATTGAGAATTATTTTTTTAAAATATATAAAAGAAAATTATCAGAAGAAGAGAAAACATATTTAGCGATACATATTCAAAGAATAACACAAAAATAA
- a CDS encoding PTS transporter subunit EIIB, producing MKKYEKLSKDIVEAVGGKENVISLHHCVTRLRFKLKSNDKAAMERLKKMDGVATALISGEQFQVVIGNHVADVFDEVLPLLGLSGNEKKEEPKREIKSIKDVLNILIDVLSKLFQPILGTMAAAGMLKGIAAILISLGVSNTDGTYLTIQAAGDGLFQLLPVFLAWTSADWYKKVIASNGENLD from the coding sequence GTGAAGAAATACGAAAAATTATCGAAAGATATTGTGGAAGCAGTGGGAGGAAAAGAAAATGTTATTAGCTTGCATCATTGTGTAACAAGGTTGAGATTTAAACTGAAAAGCAATGATAAGGCTGCTATGGAAAGATTGAAAAAGATGGATGGGGTAGCTACTGCTTTAATAAGTGGAGAGCAATTTCAAGTTGTAATTGGGAATCATGTTGCTGATGTATTTGATGAAGTTTTGCCACTTCTGGGGTTAAGTGGGAATGAAAAAAAGGAAGAGCCTAAAAGAGAAATAAAAAGTATCAAGGATGTTTTAAATATTCTAATTGATGTGCTTAGTAAATTATTTCAACCAATATTAGGAACAATGGCTGCGGCTGGGATGTTAAAGGGTATTGCAGCAATTTTAATATCATTAGGTGTATCAAATACGGATGGTACATATTTAACAATACAGGCTGCAGGAGATGGATTATTTCAGTTACTTCCTGTATTTCTAGCTTGGACTTCAGCTGACTGGTATAAAAAGGTAATTGCAAGTAATGGAGAAAATTTGGATTAA
- a CDS encoding NAD-dependent protein deacylase: MDKINLLQKIIDESKRIVFFGGAGVSTESGIPDFRSANGVYNLKLDRNFSPEELVSHTMYEKYPEEFYDFYKKHLVYPEAKPNFTHKYLAKLEENGKLTAIVTQNIDCLHEMAGSKNVLKLHGTIDKNTCVICGNKYNLEEFLEICKTESIPHCPKCKGTIKPDVTLYEEVPDPDTFRNAINEISRADTLIIGGTSLVVYPAASLVQYFQGKNLVLINKSKTEQDHFANLVIHENIGEVFKKLKKII, translated from the coding sequence ATGGATAAAATAAACTTACTTCAAAAAATAATTGATGAAAGTAAAAGAATCGTTTTTTTTGGAGGTGCGGGAGTTTCTACAGAATCAGGAATTCCCGATTTTAGAAGTGCAAATGGAGTTTATAATTTAAAATTAGACAGAAATTTTTCTCCAGAAGAGCTTGTTTCCCACACAATGTACGAAAAATACCCAGAAGAATTTTACGACTTTTACAAAAAACATCTTGTTTATCCAGAAGCAAAACCCAACTTTACCCATAAATACTTGGCAAAATTAGAAGAAAATGGAAAATTAACGGCTATAGTAACTCAAAATATTGATTGCCTTCACGAAATGGCTGGCAGTAAAAATGTCTTAAAACTGCATGGAACAATTGATAAAAATACTTGTGTCATTTGTGGCAATAAATATAATTTAGAAGAATTTTTAGAAATCTGCAAAACTGAAAGTATTCCACATTGTCCAAAATGTAAAGGAACTATAAAACCAGATGTTACTTTATATGAAGAAGTGCCAGATCCAGATACTTTTAGAAATGCAATAAATGAAATATCAAGAGCCGATACACTAATTATAGGCGGAACTTCGCTTGTTGTATATCCAGCTGCTTCTTTAGTTCAATACTTTCAAGGAAAAAATCTTGTTTTAATAAATAAATCTAAAACCGAACAGGATCATTTTGCAAATTTAGTTATACATGAAAATATTGGAGAAGTTTTTAAAAAATTAAAAAAAATAATTTGA
- a CDS encoding dihydroorotate oxidase produces MATTKTKIGNSEFRNCFMNAAGVYCYDKNELEQVINSAAGTFVTKTATLQSRPGNPEPRYHDTALGSINSMGLPNLGFDYYLDYLLELQKTHPDRTFFFSLVGMSTEDTHTLLKKVQESDFNGITELNLSCPNVPGKPQIAYDMETTENLLTDIFSYFKKSLGVKLPPYFDIVHFDQAATVFNKFPLTFINCVNSIGNGLVIEDESVVIKPKNGFGGIGGEYIKPTALANVHAFYKRLNPSIQIIGTGGVLTGQDAFEHILCGASMVQLGTTLHKEGPSAFERITNELKAIMDKKGYKTIEDFKGKLKYL; encoded by the coding sequence ATGGCAACTACAAAAACAAAAATAGGTAACTCTGAATTTAGAAACTGCTTTATGAATGCAGCTGGTGTTTACTGTTACGATAAAAATGAACTTGAACAAGTGATAAATTCCGCAGCTGGAACATTTGTTACTAAAACTGCTACATTGCAATCAAGACCAGGAAACCCTGAACCTAGATATCATGACACGGCTCTAGGAAGCATAAATTCAATGGGACTTCCAAATTTAGGATTCGATTATTATTTAGATTATCTATTAGAATTACAAAAAACACATCCAGATAGAACTTTCTTTTTCTCACTTGTGGGAATGTCGACTGAAGATACCCACACATTATTGAAAAAAGTTCAGGAAAGTGATTTTAACGGAATTACAGAACTTAACTTATCTTGTCCAAATGTTCCAGGAAAGCCACAAATTGCCTACGATATGGAAACTACAGAAAATTTACTGACAGATATTTTCTCATACTTTAAAAAATCACTTGGAGTAAAATTGCCTCCATATTTTGACATAGTTCATTTTGACCAGGCGGCCACAGTATTTAACAAATTTCCATTGACATTTATAAATTGTGTAAACAGCATTGGAAATGGACTTGTAATTGAAGATGAAAGTGTTGTAATAAAGCCTAAAAATGGATTTGGAGGAATCGGAGGAGAATACATAAAGCCCACAGCTCTTGCCAATGTTCACGCATTTTATAAAAGATTAAATCCATCTATTCAAATTATTGGAACAGGAGGAGTTCTTACAGGTCAGGATGCTTTTGAACATATTTTATGTGGAGCAAGCATGGTTCAGCTCGGAACTACTTTACACAAGGAAGGCCCTTCTGCCTTTGAAAGAATAACTAATGAATTAAAGGCTATTATGGATAAAAAGGGATATAAAACTATTGAGGATTTTAAAGGAAAATTGAAATATTTATAA